The stretch of DNA TTTTCATAAATCTTATTTTTATCCTTAACTACAACTCCCTCATCTGCATAAAATATAATAAAACTTTCTGCATCTGCACCTTTAACTTCCTTATTTTTACAATACACTCTATTCCTATCTTTTGAATATCCAAATTGAAGTTCCCTGAATGTCGGAACATCTACGCCTTCTATTTTAAAAAATAGTTTATTTTGGATATCCTCAGTTTTCTCAGTGTCCAATTTTTCCAAATTTGAATAATCAAAATAATAAATCCCGTTTTTATCTTTAAAATATCCACTGCGTTTATGAACAGGCTTAAAGGAACTGCTGTCAAATTTAAAAGGTATAAGTTTATATTTTTTTTCTTCATTTTTAGCTTTCAAAAAATAAACATTATTTTTATTTTTAAAAATTATAGCATTTTCATCTAAAATTTCAAATCCATCAGAATTTACGCCTTCCAATTTATTTCCATTATAATAAACATTCTTATCATCTTTTCCAAAGTTTGCTTCCAAACTTACAAAACTATTACTGTCAGCTGCTTCCAGTTTTTTCAATTCTTTGCCAAAATCTGCATCATAATAATAAACAGTATTTTTATCTCTATAATAAATATCAAAGTTTTTATTTATCACTTCAAAACTTTTAGTATCCACTTTTGGATTTTCTATGGTAACTAACTTAGTTTTTGCAATTTTACCACTATCTTCATCAAAAATAGTAATCAATTTATATAAATTTTTATTGTCAGTCAGGAAATAGAAAGATTCATTTCTGTTATTCAAATCTATAATTCTAAACTCACTAGAACTTATTCCATTTATTTTTTTCCCCATAAAATATACACTATTTTTATCGTAAGAGAAGTCGTTCTCATTTTCTTGAATAACAAAACTATCTTTATCAGCACCTTCCAACTTTACAACATCGTTTCGTGTAAAATAAATATTATTTTTATCTTTTGTATACATATTATTTTTCATTACTTCAAAAGAATTTACATCTGCATTTTTTATTATTTTGCTTGAATAAGTTTCATCAAATTTTGTTGATTTTGAAATTACATACACATTTTTATCATCTTTTCCGTAAATTAAATTTGGAACATTATAATACTTGCTCAAAATTATTTCAAAAGTTTCTGGACTTTTTATATTCAGTTTTTCCCCTTCTGCAAAAATTCTATTCCCATTTTTTACCACGTCAATTCCACCAGAATACAAAATTTTAAGATTTTTCTTATCAATTTTATCAATTTTCAATTCCCGATAGTAAAGATTATTTCTATCCTTTGAATAATCAGTTGTTCCAGAAAGCCTTTCAAAAGTTTTCAAATCAGCCTCTTTTATTTTTCGGCCTCCAATAAAGACGTTATTTTTATCTTTTGAATACATTTGAACAAGATCGCTAGGCTCTAAAATGACTTCAAAAGATTTTGCATCAGCTCCTTTTATTTTTTCACCAAGATAATAGACATTATTTTTATCTTTTCCATAAGCTCCATTTTCTTCTATTACTTCAAAAGTAGCCGCATCGGCATTTTTTATCTTCTGTCCAAAATTCAGAAATACATTTTTATCATCCTTCAAATAAACCTGATTTAATATTTTTATTGTATCAGGATTCGCATCCTTTATTTTATCAGAACCACTGTACACATTATTCTTATCTTTTGCGTAATAATCAGGCATTATTACCTGAAATGTACTTTTATCAACATCATATATCGGCGTTCCAGCATAATAAATATTATACTTGTCCTTTGAATAACCTTGATCAATTACCTCAAAACTATTCAAATCCTGAACATACTCAACTTCAAGAAAACTTCCTCCAATATACAATTTGCCATTATTTCTAAAATACAAAAGTTTGTCCTTATTTTTATAAAGTTTGAAATCTTTCGGATTTATCTCCATTTTTTCATCATAATTATAAATATATTTTTTATCTTTTCCATTGACTTCCCCAATTACCTGAAAAGTCTTAATATCAGCATCTATTAACTTCTTATCAAGATAAAAAACACTTTTCCCATCTTTCCCATAAATATCATTTAATTTTACAAATGTCTTAAAATCCGCATTTTCTACTTTTCTCTCATCAGCTTGCTCTGTTTCATCCTTATAGTAAACAGCGTTATCTTTTTTTATATATTCAGCTATTCCCAGATTTGCCACAAGAAAGACAAGAATTACAATTTTAGAAAGTTTGCTTTTCATAAAATTTCCTCCAACTCCTTTTATAAACAATTTATCAAAAAACATTTAAAAATATTTAAAACTTTTCAAAATTAAATCAGATAATTAAAAAGAATTTTAGCAGGATAATTATGATTTCTAAATTATGTTTTAAAGCAATCTTACCAAAATATAACTCAAAATAATTTTTACTTGTCACTCACATTCATTTTTATAAATCCTATTTTTATCCTTAACTACAACTCCCTCATCTTCCAGTACAACAGTAAAACTTGGGACATCCACCCCTTTAAATTCCTTATATTCACAATAAACTTTATTCTTATCTTTGGAATACCCATATCCAAATGCTTTAAATGTTGGAATATCAGCTCCTTCGAGTTTAATAAAGGCATTTTGTACATCCTTTGATTCTGAATTTAACAATTTACCGTAATCAAGATAATAAATTCCATTTTTATCTTTAAAATAATTACTCGTATCCTTATTCGCTATATCAAATGAAGCACCGTCAAAATTTAAAGGTACTATCTCATAGTCTCCTGTCCCAGTTTCATCTTTCCAAAAATATACACCATTTTTATTTTTAAAAATATCTGGACCAACAAATTTAAATCCTTCTGAGCTGATATTTCTAATCTGCTTCCCAAAATAATAGATATTTTTATTATCCTTTGCGAAAAAATTATCCATTTCGACAAAGCTGTTTCTATCACCACCTTCGACCTTTCTCAGTTCTTTTTTATTCATATCATAATAAAAAACGCTGTCCTTGTCTTTATAATAACTTCCTGTATCTTCTTTAACAATCTCAAAACTCGGAGCATCTACTTTTACATTCGTTACAGTAACCAATTTTGTATTTTTCAATTTATACGTTTCAGGATCAAATTCATAAATAAATTTATATAAATTTTTACTGTCTGTCAATAGTGCAAATGTTACAGAATCCCCAAAATTAACAGCTAAATCAACTATTTTAAATCCTTTTGGACTTATTCCATCTATCTTTTTCCCATAAAAATACACATTGTTCTTGTCGTAAGAAAAGCCATGTTCTCCAATAGTAAAACTGTCTTTGTCTACATCTTTTATTTTCACAACATCAGAATGCGTAAAATAAATATTATTTTTATCTCGTGAATATGCACCAATTTCCATTATTTCAAAAGAGTTTATGTCCGCATCTTTTATTACTTTACTACGAATTTTTTGTCCATTTCCTATAATTACATATATATTTTTATTGTTTTTTCCATAAATTATATTTGGATTATTGTAATAATCATTTTTTATTATTTTAAAATTTTCTGGATTTTCTATATCAAGCCTATTTCCATTAGCATAAATTCTGTTTCCATTTTTTATAATACCAAGCACTCCAGCACTCATAATTTTTAAGTTATCTTTAATTTCATCAATTTTTTTCCCA from Leptotrichia trevisanii DSM 22070 encodes:
- a CDS encoding DKNYY domain-containing protein, whose protein sequence is MKSKLSKIVILVFLVANLGIAEYIKKDNAVYYKDETEQADERKVENADFKTFVKLNDIYGKDGKSVFYLDKKLIDADIKTFQVIGEVNGKDKKYIYNYDEKMEINPKDFKLYKNKDKLLYFRNNGKLYIGGSFLEVEYVQDLNSFEVIDQGYSKDKYNIYYAGTPIYDVDKSTFQVIMPDYYAKDKNNVYSGSDKIKDANPDTIKILNQVYLKDDKNVFLNFGQKIKNADAATFEVIEENGAYGKDKNNVYYLGEKIKGADAKSFEVILEPSDLVQMYSKDKNNVFIGGRKIKEADLKTFERLSGTTDYSKDRNNLYYRELKIDKIDKKNLKILYSGGIDVVKNGNRIFAEGEKLNIKSPETFEIILSKYYNVPNLIYGKDDKNVYVISKSTKFDETYSSKIIKNADVNSFEVMKNNMYTKDKNNIYFTRNDVVKLEGADKDSFVIQENENDFSYDKNSVYFMGKKINGISSSEFRIIDLNNRNESFYFLTDNKNLYKLITIFDEDSGKIAKTKLVTIENPKVDTKSFEVINKNFDIYYRDKNTVYYYDADFGKELKKLEAADSNSFVSLEANFGKDDKNVYYNGNKLEGVNSDGFEILDENAIIFKNKNNVYFLKAKNEEKKYKLIPFKFDSSSFKPVHKRSGYFKDKNGIYYFDYSNLEKLDTEKTEDIQNKLFFKIEGVDVPTFRELQFGYSKDRNRVYCKNKEVKGADAESFIIFYADEGVVVKDKNKIYENDCE
- a CDS encoding DKNYY domain-containing protein, which produces MKSKLSKIVILVFLVANLGMAEYIKKDNTVYYKDEIWQTDEKKVNDADFKTFVELNKIYGKDSKNVFYEDGKLKNADLKTFQAVGENIGKDKDNFYWYNQKVKINPKDFKFYKNKDKIVYFRNNGKIYDLKGLNELNEIEDVDTFEVLDDEYSKDKHNIYYGGVTLSDVDMDTFQIIMPNYYAKDKNSVYSRHKKIKGANPKTIKVLNIVYIKDDKTVFSDFSFSNTLKNADVKSFEALGQYYGKDKNNVYLMGKKIKKADVKTFRVISEESFDHYSKDKNNVYLETYIIEGADPKTFEIIKEEPSYSKDKKYLYYSGKKIDEIKDNLKIMSAGVLGIIKNGNRIYANGNRLDIENPENFKIIKNDYYNNPNIIYGKNNKNIYVIIGNGQKIRSKVIKDADINSFEIMEIGAYSRDKNNIYFTHSDVVKIKDVDKDSFTIGEHGFSYDKNNVYFYGKKIDGISPKGFKIVDLAVNFGDSVTFALLTDSKNLYKFIYEFDPETYKLKNTKLVTVTNVKVDAPSFEIVKEDTGSYYKDKDSVFYYDMNKKELRKVEGGDRNSFVEMDNFFAKDNKNIYYFGKQIRNISSEGFKFVGPDIFKNKNGVYFWKDETGTGDYEIVPLNFDGASFDIANKDTSNYFKDKNGIYYLDYGKLLNSESKDVQNAFIKLEGADIPTFKAFGYGYSKDKNKVYCEYKEFKGVDVPSFTVVLEDEGVVVKDKNRIYKNECE